atgaaaatttctgAGGCGCCGGAATTTGTTTGACTGAAATACGGAGGAAGAGgtgtgtttattttaaatgaatgaaaattgaaggataaaattaacattttaagCTTGTCTTTCTTGTTATTCTGTATTTCCTTGGAATTTGGGAGGTAATTGTTTttgggtaattttttaattttgtatgctcCCATCCCACTCCCAGGTTTACTACAAATTAAGGAAATGAATATATGTTATGAACACCAACCcgtttttgtttgatttttacttttaatgtaaaataagAGTAGATTATGCCTAGTTTCTATATTTTGGTGATGTATTTGAATAGTGAAGaaataaaagcaaacaaaGCCATTTTTCCAAAGATTATGAATTGAAATGTTGATATAGCAGTATCAGTATGTCCATTTGTTGTGCGGTTGATGAATTGGGCATCATGCAGGGGGGGGGGATGTATCTATAtctgtatgtgtgtgtgttgcaTGCATTGAATGTTAAGAAGAAACCAGGGAATGGATTTCTTCAAAATGGGTGTGAATTGTGAATTGTGATGCCTCTCCAAATTgacattttcttcttcttctcttcaaaATCAACTTAGTCCCATACATTTCCAAATCAAAATCTCTGGCCAAGAATATTCTACTACTACGCATCCTAATCCTATCGTACTATATTGAAgatagaattttgaaaactccACTCtcgttttttaattttatgtcagaataaaaaataatagtaggagaatataattatatgatatattctttttaaaaaataatcattttatttatatttatatcactATTCCAGAGCAAAAAGAGTTGCAAAATGTTAAACGTAAGTTTGGTGGGGTTAGAGCATGAATGATGTAAGGTAAGGCATCCTGTATTCCTAGTTTGATGTATGCTGGTCTCAGAAATTGCAATCATTATTACGGCACAAATAGGCGTTTTGTAATTGAAATGAAAGTGGAAATAGGGGAGGGGGGGCGGCGTGGGtgagaataatataatatgattggCGCTTGTGCTGTAGAGTCAAACACCCATCTTCATCAATCTCTTTGACTGCATACCATTTcaatgaatattaatattatatattcgaaaaagagaattaaaaaaaaaaaaaaatagtttgatgACGAGAATTTCATAGTTTGACGGGGGCTTTTGAGTCTTTGTTGAATATTGTATTCAAATCTCTGATTTACCCCCTTTCCTTtcacaaatatgtatatatatagaagataattaataatttttgttttttgaactataaaaagggaaaaagaaaaaagttgagGTCAAAAGTGTAAAAAGACAGCAAGAAAAGGCAATACGTCGTCCTTGTATGGTATGTTATGTTATGAATTACAAACaaataatcattttctttcttacttATAAAAGTGGGGGGGTGGGGTTTGGGTTTGGGTTTTGGTTTGACCACtgctcattatatatatattctctctctttctctccccCAAAAATCTTCCTTTGCATTTTCCCCATTTATATTCATTTGACCTGCCTCTAGGGTTTTTATGCTTTACCAATATTCATTCTTAAATTCTCCATCATTCAAATTTCACCCTGTTGATCACTCAAAATCCTACAAGATCCTAAACTCTTCAAAGATTGAGCTGAATTTCGCCCTCggttagttttctttttttctttttgactctttttttttttttttcctttggcTACATGTTTCTCGGAGTAATTGGGATTTTCTGATGAATTTAGGGAGATTTAGCTTGGGGAATCTCATCGCCAGaatttcttatttgttttttgagcCCCATTTTCCTTGTTGTAAATTACTCATGATTTTCGTTTTGGGTGGAAATCTGACGTATTCTTGGATCTGGACTTGATGTTTCCGTCTACCCTGATATTTTCCCTGTGTTCATAACAAAAAGGAATTGAACTAAAAAGTGACgtgtttttatttgttagacaaataATTGCTACATGTAATAGTATATGATAAAGCTCTCCTatgattgtatttatttacttcAAGGAATTTCCACGATTGCATTGACGGAATAGTAGTATGAATTGTTGCTTACTAACAGCTTTGGGGCTTTGTTACGAGTAAATTTCACTCTGCTAGATATGCGTGAGCGTGAGAGATTAGGTAATCTGTGAGTCAGAGGAAATGCCTTTATCTTTGGATTCAGCACCTTGGAGTTCCCCGGGAGTGAAATACACctcgctttttttttttttttttgacattcTTCTGAGTTTCTATGATATTTTTCCTTGAATTCTGATGCTTTTCTCTATATAGGAGAAGTAACATTTGACACATTTATTTGCTAATATTCATGGACATGTATTTTGCTTCGTGAAGGCCTGGAACTGTATCCCCTTTTTGGTCAGATGCATTGGTTGATTTCCATTTTTTAATCTGTTAATCCACCCTTgggctataattttttatttttgataagcAGAATGGAATCCCGTGATACTTGGTTTAGAGAATTCACACTTTGAGACGTTAGCTTTGTAATTTTGCTTTATAATTATACGCATttagtattctttttccttggcAGGAACTTATTCTACCTGGTCAGAAGCTGAAGCCTTTCACCTGCAATATGGGATGTTTTACGGTtttaaagagaaagaagaagaaatcagAGCAGAGCATCTGTGTTAAACGCGTAAACCCACAGGAGCAGTCACCAACTGTGTTACCTGAACCACAAACCCATACACGTTCCCTGCAGTCTGCGCCCCCAAGCTTTAGAACTAGAGTGAAACCTGTTCAGTCAAATAATGGAGTAAGCAATAGCAGGATACGAGCATTATCAGCTCCATCAAGTCTCGATGCTGCAGAACAAGATGTGCTCGAGTCTATAGAATGCGAGGGACAAGAAGAGCCAAGGAGTCGCTTTGGGTCAATGAAGGAATATAATTCACCaagtcctcaacctcttcCTCTCCCATCCCCACGGGGTAATAATGCTCTTAAGGCTACGACAAGCTTTAAGATGATAAATGCTAGTGGCCCCCTAAATATGTCTGGACCACTTCCTCTACCTCCTACCTCACACCCAACTCTAACAGCTAAAGGAGTGCTTcctaatttttcatttgatgaaattgCATCAGCTTGTCATAACTTCTCCCCTGAGAGATGTATGTCTGAAGGTCTCTCTTCTGTCATCTACCGAGCTTCTTTTGCAGAGGATGCATCCGGATCAAGGAAGCTCGAAGCCACTGTGACTCGCATTCACCCTTGCAACCAGGTATTGTTAGACTTGTTGCAGTTCAGATATATGATTGATTGGTGTTTCTTAACCTAGCTACAAGTTCCTGCCTCACATTATCGTCTCATGATTAAGATGCTCACTGGGACAGAGAGGGGAGAACCCCTTACACTGCATTCACCGCTTCATTCTACATTGAGCATCATACCTCCTTGTATCTCCCATCTCTTCGACACGGTTCCTGTGCTCTGCATGAGTGGTCATACTTACTAGGATAAAAATGGGGGAGCCTGTTACTCTACATTGGTGGCTCTCTTTCCATGTTGAAGTTCACATCTTTCTGTCTACGCCCTTATCTAGATTTTTTACTGTTTGTGGcaaaactaatataaatacCCAGTATATCCAAAGATCTAACTTTCTCAATGATCCTGTTGTAGAATTAGCTCCAATATACTTTCCAATTTCAGTTGGAAGACATTTTTAACATCccgtaaatttttatttgtctaACAATGATTTATGCTTTTCCAGGGTTTAAAGGAATTTGTGAATGATGTCAATACACTTGCATCTTTGCAACATCCATTCCTCTGTAAATTGATTGGTTTTCATGCACGCGAAGGCTCAGACCACAGGATGTTGGTTTATGAGAGGCTATTTCATGGGAGCTTAGATAGGCTTCTTTATGGAAGATCAGATGGTCCACCCATTGACTGGAATGGTAGAATGAAAGTTGCTTTATGTGCTGCACAAGGTCTAACCTTCCTGCACGAGGAAGGACCCTTTCAGGTAATCAAAATTATCCAACCATTATAACTGGATCAGGAATTTAGTGGTTTCAGCATGATACGCAATTAGTGTTTGTTCCTTGTTACTATCATCAGTTGAGATTTGGAGTTGGATTTCACTAGTATTTTAGAGTAACTTGTGCTTTTGCTGCTGGATAGGCAATGTTCCATGATTTCTCAACTGCAAACATACAGATTGACAAGGATTTTAGTGCAAAGCTTTCTGGATATGGTTGCATCAGCCACATTCCAGAGGCGGATATCTCCAGCGGCTCAGCTGTAAGTGCTTTTATTAAGTCAGTCTTAACATCATTTTCTTGCCACTTTCTGGATGATGCTGCGGTAAAGCTACAGCGCAGCTTGCAACTCATTATCATCTTGCTGAAATAACGCAATATCCGTTCAGGCTGTGGCAAATCTTTCAGTGGAGACACTGGAGAGGGGGTTACTAACCCCAAAGAGCAATGTCTGGAGTTTTGGGATCGTACTTCTTGAATTGCTCACTGGCAGGAAAAATCTTGATAGTCGGCACCCGAAGGAAGAGCGAAATCTAGTGAAGTGGAGTAGGCCATTCCTGGCTGATGACTGCAGACTGTCACTAATCATGGATCCTCAGTTAAAGGGTCGATTCCCAGCCAAAGCAGCAAGGACAGTGGCTGATATTGCCCAAAGATGTCTCCAAGTAGATCCATCGGAGAGGCCCACCATGAGAACCATTGTAGAGCATCTCAAAACCATACAAGATATGAAGTATACCTCTCGGTTCCCTCTACAAGAGCCTGGATCAATTAGTGGGAAGCATATGTCGAGATCACCCAGCCTGAATGGCATTGTCACTCCAGCTCCAAGATCAAATTTTCCTCCCCCAACTCTGCATGCACTGCCTTTGGCTCTACCTCCCAGAACAAGTTCATCCACACTCTCATTGGAGGAAATTGATCGACAGGAAAGCCGGAGATCATCATCCTCAACTGTTCGTAGATCTAGTGCGAAGGATTTTGATAGTCAATAGTgagcattttttaattttttcttgaacgTTGTGAAATGTAGTCttacatattatatagaaGATAAGATATTTTCACACAATTGGCTAGAAATGATTTGTGGGCTTCatgtttttgtaaataaagttcttttttctcttggCGTGCGGTAGTTTCTACAACCTTGAAGTGCTGCTGAAAAATtgctttaactttttcttttttcatgtgTGTATACTGATGtcattttatgtatgtattgAACTAGGAATGAGTATTGAACACTTCTGGATGCAAGTGTAGAGGTTGCGATCTTTTTGAAACCTGTACATGTATGGATGTCTCATGTTACTtgtcaaaagaagaaaagtttGTATTGCGAGGGATTAGGTTCATGT
The nucleotide sequence above comes from Sesamum indicum cultivar Zhongzhi No. 13 linkage group LG11, S_indicum_v1.0, whole genome shotgun sequence. Encoded proteins:
- the LOC105174664 gene encoding probable serine/threonine-protein kinase PBL11, with translation MGCFTVLKRKKKKSEQSICVKRVNPQEQSPTVLPEPQTHTRSLQSAPPSFRTRVKPVQSNNGVSNSRIRALSAPSSLDAAEQDVLESIECEGQEEPRSRFGSMKEYNSPSPQPLPLPSPRGNNALKATTSFKMINASGPLNMSGPLPLPPTSHPTLTAKGVLPNFSFDEIASACHNFSPERCMSEGLSSVIYRASFAEDASGSRKLEATVTRIHPCNQGLKEFVNDVNTLASLQHPFLCKLIGFHAREGSDHRMLVYERLFHGSLDRLLYGRSDGPPIDWNGRMKVALCAAQGLTFLHEEGPFQAMFHDFSTANIQIDKDFSAKLSGYGCISHIPEADISSGSAAVANLSVETLERGLLTPKSNVWSFGIVLLELLTGRKNLDSRHPKEERNLVKWSRPFLADDCRLSLIMDPQLKGRFPAKAARTVADIAQRCLQVDPSERPTMRTIVEHLKTIQDMKYTSRFPLQEPGSISGKHMSRSPSLNGIVTPAPRSNFPPPTLHALPLALPPRTSSSTLSLEEIDRQESRRSSSSTVRRSSAKDFDSQ